In Nitrospirota bacterium, one DNA window encodes the following:
- a CDS encoding glycosyltransferase, whose protein sequence is MTLTSEYKFSLIEAKSGKPSLKVSFGDSSAKTLHSLYDPEEEARKIVGAFEFDGKGILVVLGLGLGYHVAELAGRFPDAGIIVIEADPDIYELAKEHGPELDKRIIIIAGLTPGEALRRVTEHQVKRRLGPLAFFSLSSAVSAFENYYSPLIESLNRTVSVKLWDRLRYSKFKKYKQKVLLIDTGYFLVREAEKALKALGHEVLRVPVETRGNGETIITSLVDAIVNFKPDFLLTMNHLGFDEEGVLTDFFRSIEMPVASWYVDSPNLIVQAFDKNVSPWMSLFLWDKSYMKDMEAMGFESVVNLPLGTDESLFKPLTARKHGKMPGKYFCDVGFVGNSMVGPVKEWMMKVDAGLHSIVEKTAEYFAHSGCPNEDIMKVIPENEREKIEALNKKKKMDIEAAILWKSTLLYRLSCLESLNGFNVSIYGDSAWKELLRKQNFKLFPPLNYYKELPLLYNSCRINFNATSRQMKEAVNQRVFDVPACGAFILTDYQKGLDELFDVGKEMIVYKDKDEIPALVKYYLDNPDKREAVAKNGAERILKEHTYKHRLDVMIRAMKGRYA, encoded by the coding sequence ATGACATTAACATCTGAATATAAATTCTCTCTTATAGAGGCCAAAAGCGGAAAGCCTTCATTGAAAGTGAGCTTCGGTGACTCCTCCGCCAAGACCCTTCACAGCCTTTATGATCCGGAGGAAGAGGCAAGGAAAATTGTCGGCGCATTTGAATTTGACGGAAAAGGGATACTGGTCGTTCTGGGTCTCGGTCTTGGATATCATGTCGCTGAACTTGCCGGAAGGTTTCCTGACGCCGGGATTATTGTAATAGAAGCTGACCCGGATATCTATGAACTTGCCAAAGAACACGGACCGGAACTGGATAAACGGATAATAATTATCGCAGGCCTTACACCCGGCGAGGCATTACGAAGAGTAACAGAACATCAGGTGAAGAGAAGATTGGGGCCACTGGCCTTTTTTTCCCTGAGCTCCGCTGTATCCGCATTTGAGAACTATTACAGCCCCCTTATAGAGTCTCTCAACAGGACAGTGTCCGTAAAACTCTGGGACAGGCTCAGATATTCAAAATTCAAAAAGTATAAACAGAAAGTCTTATTGATTGACACCGGGTATTTCCTGGTCAGGGAAGCGGAGAAGGCATTAAAGGCCCTCGGCCACGAAGTCCTGAGGGTGCCGGTTGAAACAAGAGGTAATGGAGAAACAATAATTACGAGTCTTGTAGATGCGATAGTGAATTTCAAGCCGGACTTCCTGCTTACAATGAACCACCTCGGTTTTGACGAAGAAGGAGTATTGACTGATTTTTTCAGGTCAATAGAAATGCCGGTTGCCTCGTGGTATGTTGATAGCCCCAATCTCATTGTCCAGGCGTTCGATAAAAATGTTTCTCCATGGATGTCTCTTTTTCTATGGGACAAATCATACATGAAAGATATGGAAGCGATGGGTTTTGAATCAGTCGTAAATTTGCCCCTTGGCACTGACGAAAGTTTATTTAAACCACTTACGGCAAGGAAGCATGGAAAAATGCCGGGCAAGTATTTCTGTGATGTGGGTTTTGTAGGAAATTCCATGGTTGGTCCTGTCAAGGAATGGATGATGAAAGTTGATGCGGGCCTTCATTCGATAGTCGAGAAAACGGCAGAATATTTTGCTCATTCAGGGTGCCCGAATGAAGATATTATGAAAGTAATACCTGAAAATGAGCGAGAAAAAATTGAAGCATTAAATAAGAAAAAGAAAATGGATATTGAGGCCGCAATCTTATGGAAATCAACACTGCTTTACCGTTTATCATGCCTGGAGTCGCTTAACGGATTTAATGTGAGCATTTATGGCGACAGCGCATGGAAAGAACTGTTGAGGAAGCAAAACTTCAAGTTGTTCCCACCGCTGAATTACTATAAAGAACTGCCGTTGCTTTATAACTCCTGCAGGATAAATTTTAATGCGACGAGCCGTCAGATGAAAGAAGCAGTGAACCAGAGAGTCTTCGATGTCCCGGCTTGCGGGGCGTTTATACTGACCGATTATCAGAAGGGCCTTGATGAACTTTTCGATGTCGGCAAAGAAATGATCGTTTACAAAGACAAAGATGAAATTCCGGCGCTTGTGAAATATTATCTCGATAACCCGGACAAGAGAGAAGCTGTTGCAAAAAATGGCGCGGAGCGGATATTGAAAGAGCACACCTATAAGCACAGACTCGATGTTATGATCCGTGCCATGAAGGGGAGATACGCATGA
- a CDS encoding glycosyltransferase — MRISVSMIALNEERNMARALSSCGFADEIVVVDGGSTDGTLDILRAHDRVVLVQHPWEDHFGKQRQVSLDHCTGEWVIRLDPDETFSSEFESNIRNLLSSTPPDVTGYNIRQCNLVGNENFYSKTFDNFETNPRIWRNLPVLRWEQQIHEILGGLYGRIGQWDVYVVHYGFLDKERYRQKGKYYSQLKESGFENPDELYFREYDIQRRPARAAVAPYVPAYNTEESFEGLPKIAIVRGPNLNQWEMQNYGPLSDKFNITLYSNDSPNFDLTHINLPVVKLPSHSEDRAYMKGLEFELFDKDIIYTADITWMFTSQSVIAKHKFGKKVIALEWENIPFAHEENEIVRDIKQLNRDLVDVFVAVTKRAKDALLLEGVPEDKIVVIPMGIDTGRFSPDEETRIRTRKGLGITEEEKVVLFTGRMVWEKGIYDLVHAARLIMLDKSANSLPLRFVVVGRGQESQEIKKIISRLCMNDIFLFIESHPYHRMHEIYNMADIFVLPSIATRTWKEQFGMVLAEAMACGVPVVSTVSGSIDEVVADAGLLVQPNDPTGLSAAIINLLKDDDLRKELGAKGRERAVREYDSKKIAGKFAALFEDVFRSTFKGAIAELAEYTQLKDNDILKRIRSVYSSQVQEWKSVIGEQLTQDKVLDFYRRTDSYLFDLVQYNYENSYYIQWTDDILNFCAGLKKDRGELNVLDFGGGIGSQMISLSKMKGTKLSYADIPGKTFDYAKWRFNRRHIDIDMIDASKEDFLDGRMFDVVITLDVVEHLVDPEAAVRYLTRHIKPDGYLAVVTSFVDNHGEAGWHLNVDKYTDEAFYDFIKSLGMEMLNGEYPRIFQKSNELATLLTEISSATGEGRYADSRGHIESYLQLHPFDLDMLVKYADVCLRLGDTDTAIENIEKVLLLNPVMPEALEIAEKIKRRDNENTSCK; from the coding sequence ATGAGAATATCTGTCTCAATGATAGCGCTTAACGAGGAAAGGAATATGGCAAGGGCACTGAGTTCCTGCGGTTTTGCGGATGAAATAGTTGTTGTGGACGGCGGAAGCACGGACGGTACCCTGGATATTCTGAGGGCGCATGACAGGGTGGTCCTGGTACAGCATCCATGGGAGGACCATTTCGGGAAGCAGAGGCAGGTGTCCCTCGATCACTGCACCGGCGAATGGGTGATACGGCTCGACCCCGACGAGACCTTCTCAAGTGAATTTGAGTCCAACATAAGAAACCTGCTGTCTTCGACCCCGCCGGATGTGACCGGATATAACATCCGCCAGTGCAATCTTGTAGGCAATGAGAATTTTTATTCAAAGACATTTGATAATTTTGAGACCAATCCAAGGATCTGGAGGAACCTGCCGGTCTTGAGATGGGAGCAACAGATACACGAAATATTGGGAGGCCTCTACGGCAGGATAGGACAGTGGGATGTTTATGTGGTCCATTACGGGTTCCTGGATAAAGAACGCTACAGGCAAAAAGGGAAATATTATTCTCAGCTGAAGGAAAGCGGCTTTGAGAATCCTGATGAACTCTATTTCAGGGAATATGATATTCAGCGCAGGCCGGCCAGGGCGGCAGTCGCGCCGTACGTTCCTGCGTACAACACGGAGGAATCTTTTGAAGGCCTGCCCAAGATAGCGATCGTGAGGGGCCCGAACCTGAATCAATGGGAGATGCAGAACTATGGGCCGTTATCAGATAAATTCAACATCACGCTGTACTCTAATGACAGCCCCAATTTTGATCTGACCCACATAAATCTGCCAGTTGTCAAACTCCCGTCACACTCTGAGGACAGGGCTTACATGAAAGGGCTGGAGTTCGAGCTTTTTGATAAGGACATTATCTACACAGCCGATATTACGTGGATGTTCACCTCCCAGTCTGTTATCGCCAAGCACAAATTCGGGAAGAAGGTCATTGCGCTTGAGTGGGAAAATATACCTTTTGCTCACGAAGAGAACGAGATCGTGCGGGACATCAAACAATTGAACAGGGACCTTGTGGATGTCTTTGTGGCTGTAACAAAACGCGCGAAAGACGCCCTTTTATTAGAAGGTGTGCCTGAGGACAAGATCGTTGTAATTCCTATGGGAATTGACACCGGCAGGTTCAGTCCTGATGAAGAAACAAGAATAAGGACCAGGAAGGGCCTTGGTATTACTGAGGAAGAAAAGGTCGTACTGTTTACCGGCAGGATGGTTTGGGAAAAGGGTATTTATGATCTGGTGCATGCCGCAAGGCTTATTATGCTGGACAAAAGCGCAAACTCACTTCCATTGAGGTTTGTGGTCGTGGGACGGGGGCAGGAGTCCCAGGAGATCAAAAAAATTATCAGTAGACTCTGTATGAATGATATTTTTCTGTTTATTGAAAGTCATCCATATCATCGGATGCACGAGATCTATAACATGGCCGATATCTTTGTGCTTCCAAGCATCGCAACAAGGACCTGGAAGGAACAGTTCGGTATGGTCCTGGCAGAGGCGATGGCATGCGGGGTCCCTGTGGTCTCGACCGTATCCGGGTCTATAGACGAAGTAGTAGCCGACGCCGGACTCCTTGTGCAGCCTAATGACCCGACAGGACTTTCCGCCGCTATAATAAACCTCCTGAAAGATGATGACCTGAGAAAAGAGCTCGGGGCAAAAGGAAGGGAACGGGCTGTAAGGGAATATGACTCGAAAAAGATCGCCGGGAAATTCGCAGCGTTGTTTGAAGATGTATTTCGTTCAACATTTAAAGGCGCAATAGCTGAGCTTGCAGAATATACTCAGTTGAAGGACAACGATATTTTAAAACGGATACGCTCGGTATATTCCAGCCAGGTACAGGAATGGAAAAGTGTCATCGGGGAGCAGTTGACGCAGGACAAGGTCCTTGATTTTTACCGCCGGACCGATTCATATCTTTTTGACCTGGTCCAGTACAACTACGAAAATTCATATTACATCCAGTGGACTGATGATATATTAAATTTTTGCGCAGGCCTGAAAAAGGACAGAGGGGAATTGAATGTCCTTGACTTCGGAGGCGGCATAGGAAGCCAGATGATCTCTCTGTCCAAAATGAAGGGAACAAAGCTTAGCTACGCGGACATCCCCGGCAAGACCTTTGACTATGCCAAATGGCGGTTCAACCGCAGACATATCGACATAGATATGATCGATGCGAGCAAGGAGGACTTTCTTGATGGCCGGATGTTCGATGTCGTAATAACGCTGGATGTGGTTGAACATCTTGTCGATCCTGAGGCCGCGGTCAGGTATCTGACGAGACATATAAAGCCTGATGGATACCTTGCAGTCGTTACATCATTTGTTGACAATCACGGCGAAGCCGGCTGGCACCTGAACGTGGACAAATATACGGACGAGGCTTTTTATGATTTCATAAAATCATTAGGCATGGAAATGCTTAATGGCGAGTACCCGCGTATCTTTCAGAAGAGCAATGAACTCGCGACTCTTCTAACAGAGATATCTTCAGCAACCGGAGAAGGGCGATATGCCGATTCCAGAGGACATATAGAATCATATCTGCAATTGCATCCCTTTGATCTGGACATGCTTGTTAAATACGCGGACGTATGTTTAAGACTTGGCGACACGGACACTGCTATAGAAAATATTGAGAAAGTTCTGCTGCTCAATCCCGTCATGCCGGAGGCGCTTGAGATCGCGGAAAAGATAAAGAGAAGGGACAATGAAAATACATCTTGTAAATGA
- a CDS encoding methyltransferase domain-containing protein: MKIHLVNDQTRSTERPKLGLGYISSYLKKYGDDIEVSVSFKGDDTSGTIRTIRPDIVALTATTESFNDVIRLGKEIKGSFNIPLIIGGTHITILPKCLPQWIDAGVIGEGEQTLLEMVGSYRRDGSLFNENIKGIIYRDGQHLRQTDERELIEPLDRIPFPDWDMLGLSKSGPGHILTSRGCTYKCVFCASASIWRKIRFFSPEYVVSEIKTIVEKFGRKEILIYDDLFTANSKRIQRISELICQEGLDKVVKFECLSNVNHFSAEMASDLKKMNVHRISFGMESGSPAMLKYLKKGTVTTEKIRNAVKAGVDNGMEVLGSFIIGTPGETEEDMMMTYNFIKDLKLTETGINVATPFPGTELWNYAVSEGHIKDEWDDSIYAMKTITPETIKDKRLLCSVDKNRFIEIYKMMIDLDSTLIDRRVRTRGVKGIVKGFFDKGVFPEKRIKVLDASCEDGALGAAIKSRLDAEVAGLNPEPDHIADSIRRLDKVLTGGVEELMSTYKKGYFELIIFNETIPGSLMMKHYRELLNENGFIIGTFANRMHFSYLAYSLLGIRRPPFETTDGTLQYMRWGVPDKDISQGESVKDVKSYIENEGYSLLSTYKYKGDDTVFLKHLSDFLSKYMPDTGSFNEESRVIRYFYTARKAPAIAGRCPEVQDRKKDLLTISVKNGQESVVRNDHVCRDRTEIEALIPSGARRVLELGCGTGLLGKALLSRGADDVVGVDIDNSACEEARRNLSRVICGNIEEMELPFEKGYFDCIVFAGVLEYLKDPLSTLKKMKEYLSDTGVAVASIPNTRYFSVINMLAEGYWRYDDNGIIDKAPLRFFAKKEMQALFAEAGFEMEGMSESSVHPKYYELNGSVPETVSFGKIVLKGLDPAEIKDLFVPRYLIMASKAGSEFKRLKDLVDSSVRSGNINEAERLLEEYLELHLADTDALFMHAEVCCKLGLYARAIENLERILLFEPQRPDALELKKRISMSTH; the protein is encoded by the coding sequence ATGAAAATACATCTTGTAAATGACCAGACACGCAGTACGGAGCGACCGAAGCTCGGATTGGGATACATTTCCTCCTACCTGAAAAAATATGGTGATGATATAGAAGTAAGCGTTTCCTTTAAAGGTGATGATACATCAGGGACCATACGGACCATCAGACCGGATATTGTAGCGCTCACTGCAACTACCGAGTCCTTTAACGATGTTATCAGATTGGGAAAGGAAATAAAGGGGTCTTTTAATATACCTTTGATAATCGGCGGAACTCATATAACCATACTTCCGAAGTGCCTGCCTCAGTGGATCGACGCCGGCGTGATAGGAGAAGGAGAGCAGACGCTCCTTGAGATGGTTGGATCATACAGGAGAGACGGGTCCCTTTTTAATGAAAATATCAAGGGCATAATATACCGGGACGGCCAACACCTGCGTCAAACAGACGAGAGGGAATTAATAGAACCGTTAGACAGGATACCATTCCCGGATTGGGACATGCTCGGTTTATCCAAGTCAGGCCCGGGACACATTTTGACTTCACGCGGCTGTACTTATAAGTGTGTTTTTTGCGCTTCTGCTTCAATATGGCGGAAGATCAGGTTCTTCTCTCCCGAATATGTCGTAAGTGAGATAAAGACGATCGTGGAAAAATTCGGCAGAAAAGAGATACTTATTTATGACGACCTCTTTACGGCAAACAGTAAACGGATACAGCGTATCAGCGAATTGATCTGTCAGGAGGGGCTCGATAAAGTAGTCAAGTTTGAGTGCCTGAGCAATGTCAACCATTTCAGCGCGGAGATGGCCTCTGATCTCAAGAAGATGAATGTTCACAGGATAAGTTTTGGAATGGAATCAGGTTCTCCGGCAATGCTCAAATATCTTAAGAAGGGGACTGTTACTACAGAGAAAATCCGTAATGCTGTCAAAGCAGGTGTTGACAATGGCATGGAGGTCCTTGGGTCATTCATCATCGGTACTCCGGGAGAGACCGAGGAAGATATGATGATGACTTACAATTTTATTAAAGACCTGAAGTTGACAGAGACGGGAATCAATGTTGCGACACCTTTCCCAGGGACTGAACTCTGGAATTATGCTGTTTCCGAAGGACATATAAAGGACGAATGGGATGACAGCATTTATGCTATGAAGACCATAACACCCGAAACCATCAAGGACAAGCGCCTGCTGTGCTCCGTGGACAAAAACAGGTTCATCGAGATCTACAAGATGATGATAGACCTGGATAGCACGCTTATCGACCGTCGTGTAAGAACACGGGGAGTAAAAGGTATTGTCAAAGGATTTTTTGATAAGGGCGTATTCCCTGAAAAAAGGATAAAGGTGCTTGATGCCAGTTGTGAGGATGGAGCGCTCGGCGCAGCAATAAAGTCCAGGCTTGACGCAGAGGTTGCAGGTTTAAATCCGGAACCGGACCACATAGCGGACAGTATCAGGAGATTGGACAAGGTGCTGACCGGAGGCGTTGAAGAGCTGATGTCCACATATAAAAAAGGATATTTTGAGCTTATCATTTTCAATGAAACTATTCCTGGCAGCCTGATGATGAAACATTACCGCGAACTCCTCAATGAGAACGGTTTTATAATCGGCACATTCGCAAACAGGATGCACTTTTCATACCTCGCGTATTCCCTGCTTGGAATAAGACGTCCGCCTTTTGAAACAACTGACGGAACGTTACAGTATATGCGATGGGGAGTTCCTGATAAAGATATTTCCCAGGGGGAATCTGTCAAGGACGTTAAATCATATATTGAGAATGAAGGCTACAGCTTGCTTTCTACTTATAAATATAAAGGCGATGACACTGTTTTTTTAAAGCATCTATCTGATTTTCTCAGCAAATACATGCCTGACACCGGCAGCTTTAATGAGGAGTCCAGGGTCATTCGATATTTTTATACTGCCCGTAAGGCGCCCGCGATAGCCGGGAGATGTCCTGAAGTACAGGACCGGAAAAAAGACCTTTTGACAATTTCTGTTAAGAACGGTCAGGAAAGCGTTGTCAGGAATGATCACGTCTGCCGGGACAGAACGGAAATAGAAGCGCTTATACCTTCCGGCGCAAGGAGGGTGCTTGAACTGGGATGCGGGACCGGCCTGCTTGGAAAGGCCCTTTTATCCAGAGGCGCGGATGATGTTGTCGGAGTCGATATAGACAATTCTGCCTGCGAGGAAGCCCGCCGGAACCTGTCAAGAGTTATTTGCGGCAACATCGAAGAGATGGAGCTTCCATTTGAGAAGGGGTATTTTGATTGTATTGTTTTTGCCGGTGTACTGGAATATCTAAAAGACCCGCTTTCGACTTTAAAGAAAATGAAGGAATATCTTTCTGATACCGGTGTTGCCGTTGCAAGCATTCCCAATACAAGATACTTCAGTGTAATAAACATGCTTGCAGAGGGTTACTGGAGATATGACGATAATGGCATTATAGATAAAGCTCCCCTGAGGTTTTTTGCAAAAAAAGAAATGCAGGCCCTTTTCGCGGAGGCGGGGTTTGAAATGGAAGGGATGAGTGAAAGTTCGGTGCATCCCAAATATTATGAGCTCAACGGTTCAGTTCCGGAAACTGTCTCCTTCGGCAAGATCGTATTGAAAGGACTTGATCCCGCTGAAATTAAGGACCTGTTCGTACCGCGATATCTGATCATGGCAAGCAAGGCGGGTTCTGAATTCAAAAGATTGAAAGACCTTGTTGACTCTTCCGTCAGATCAGGAAATATTAATGAGGCAGAGAGGCTGCTTGAGGAATATCTGGAACTGCATCTTGCTGACACGGATGCGCTATTCATGCACGCTGAGGTTTGCTGTAAGCTCGGCCTTTATGCCAGGGCAATCGAGAATCTCGAAAGGATCCTGCTGTTTGAACCTCAAAGGCCGGACGCTCTGGAGTTAAAAAAACGAATATCCATGTCAACACATTGA
- a CDS encoding glycosyltransferase: MFFRKNITALKKVDPGLAGSIEKGRALDEHDIVKAKNGMKSLKVDNILLHSLYDPAKEAREWFNHHEEKTKAASSIFVLGFGLGYHLLELCKKTEKEIIVFEPRLDIIRAAMESVCLTTVLERVRILTDENPSLSPLGKVGIKGGENAVVLQHKPSVNISREYFKHLLARLRSREEINKGIQILVVSPVYGGSHPIALYCASTLKKMGHNVELIDNSRFSDAMFFAKDIAKDKRRHNRMIDMLTSFLSEAVIARCETFKPDLVFALAQSPLTADCLKRLKNNNIPTAYWFVEDFRLMDYWKNIAGLYDYFFVIQKGDLINEMKRAGVKNYHYLPLAASPDVHKKVEMPDDERDYYGSDISFVGAGYYNRRNLFKGLLDHDFKIWGTDWDMNSPLAQCVQRAGERVDTDEIVKIFNASKININLHSSTYHNGINPFGDFVNPRTFEIAACGAFQLVDSRSELADLFEAGKEIIVFEGLEDLKQKITYYLDNPAERESIAESAKQRVLRDHTYEHRMVEMLEYLADNGFTPALWEQEGEIVERLIEEAGRDTELGEYLSRFPSRERMTLSDIVKDIEESEGDLNIPETLFLTMNEFLK; encoded by the coding sequence ATGTTTTTTAGAAAAAATATTACAGCGCTGAAAAAAGTGGACCCCGGCCTTGCGGGATCGATAGAAAAGGGCAGGGCATTGGATGAACATGACATTGTTAAAGCAAAGAACGGGATGAAGTCTTTGAAGGTTGATAATATCTTACTGCACAGTCTTTATGATCCTGCGAAAGAGGCCCGGGAATGGTTTAACCATCATGAAGAAAAGACCAAAGCTGCGTCGTCGATCTTTGTCCTCGGTTTCGGGCTTGGTTATCATTTGCTTGAGCTGTGCAAAAAAACAGAAAAGGAAATAATCGTCTTTGAACCCCGGCTGGATATTATCAGGGCTGCAATGGAATCTGTTTGTTTGACTACGGTGCTTGAAAGGGTAAGGATATTGACCGATGAAAACCCCTCTTTGTCCCCCCTTGGCAAGGTGGGAATTAAGGGGGGTGAAAACGCAGTGGTCCTTCAGCATAAACCGTCTGTAAATATCAGCCGTGAATATTTTAAACATCTGCTTGCGCGGTTGAGATCACGTGAGGAAATAAACAAGGGGATACAGATCCTTGTTGTCAGCCCCGTGTACGGAGGTTCACATCCCATTGCCCTTTATTGCGCTTCAACGCTGAAAAAGATGGGACACAATGTGGAACTCATAGACAACAGCAGGTTCTCCGATGCTATGTTCTTTGCGAAGGACATAGCAAAAGACAAGCGCAGGCATAACAGGATGATCGATATGTTAACGTCATTTCTTTCAGAGGCCGTCATAGCCAGATGTGAGACCTTTAAACCGGACCTGGTCTTTGCGCTTGCGCAGTCGCCTCTGACGGCCGACTGTCTTAAGAGATTAAAAAATAATAACATCCCAACCGCGTACTGGTTTGTCGAGGATTTCAGGCTGATGGATTACTGGAAGAACATTGCCGGGCTCTATGATTACTTTTTTGTCATACAGAAAGGAGATCTCATTAATGAGATGAAAAGGGCAGGAGTAAAGAATTACCATTATCTCCCTCTCGCGGCAAGCCCGGATGTTCATAAGAAAGTTGAAATGCCTGATGATGAAAGAGATTATTACGGCAGTGATATTTCTTTTGTCGGGGCCGGATATTACAACAGGAGAAATTTGTTCAAGGGACTTCTCGATCATGATTTCAAGATATGGGGTACGGACTGGGACATGAACTCTCCGCTTGCACAATGCGTACAAAGGGCGGGTGAAAGGGTCGACACCGATGAGATAGTAAAAATATTCAACGCTTCAAAGATAAATATCAATCTGCACTCATCTACATACCACAACGGAATAAATCCTTTCGGAGATTTTGTAAATCCGAGGACTTTTGAGATCGCGGCCTGCGGGGCTTTTCAGCTTGTTGACAGCCGTTCGGAACTTGCAGACCTTTTTGAAGCAGGGAAAGAGATCATTGTATTTGAAGGCCTTGAAGACCTGAAGCAGAAGATCACATATTACCTCGATAATCCCGCGGAAAGGGAAAGCATAGCCGAAAGCGCTAAACAGAGAGTCCTGCGAGATCATACGTACGAACACAGGATGGTAGAGATGCTGGAATATCTGGCTGACAACGGATTCACACCGGCGTTATGGGAGCAGGAAGGCGAGATCGTTGAGCGCCTGATTGAAGAAGCGGGACGGGACACAGAGCTTGGAGAGTATCTTTCGAGATTTCCGTCCCGTGAAAGAATGACACTTTCCGATATCGTCAAGGACATAGAAGAGAGCGAAGGCGACCTTAATATTCCTGAAACTTTATTTCTTACGATGAACGAATTCTTGAAATGA
- a CDS encoding glycosyltransferase family 9 protein, translated as MNAKVKEILIINLTRMGDLLQTTPLMSGLKKENPGVRITLLINSSFVGICKGIPFIDELIVFDMHGFRDRLLNKEYSFIENYRFLEDLINRISGKEYDLAMNLTHSRISALMISLVRAKEKRGFTVDPEGHRVIKHPWLRYFFNVVPNRDYNPFHIVDMYLKAGGVMPSRKGLIYETPREDEKKSGELLADQKVTENELLIGIHLGASKSDKTWPVSSFAALADMITERLGARILLFGSTSETDLGSEFEKLVKSRPINFIGKTGIGELAALLKKCSLLISNDTGPLHLATAAGTKVIDIFTANVHFLETGPYGEGHYVIQADIPCVPCSFNVQCSNMVCKEVIKPEIVFEVVKESMGKESVLYEAGSLLRDIQVYRTRFEDNGLLGFSPLLKRQLKKEILYRILYREVWTRDFEKTDGDTEPVYNSICRELSTFYALNNLEGISLSLGRDIIMLEHLSGLAKDGLELAGVIAEEAGNSDPDIIKLKKTWECLKEIDNKIEIAGHTNPHFMLFTTIFIYSIEALEGDDLLCLADNTRSIYKGLLAGSAYMLQLMTKLKLFFESLSDPVNGKLNTEQIHTEYKDHPVRKEYQAGISNGVN; from the coding sequence ATGAATGCAAAAGTGAAAGAAATATTGATCATAAACCTGACAAGAATGGGGGACCTGCTGCAGACAACTCCGTTAATGTCAGGGCTCAAGAAGGAGAACCCCGGTGTGCGGATCACACTGCTGATCAATTCATCATTTGTCGGGATTTGTAAAGGCATTCCGTTCATTGATGAGCTTATAGTCTTTGATATGCACGGATTCAGGGACAGGCTTTTAAATAAGGAATACAGCTTTATTGAAAATTACAGATTCCTTGAGGACCTGATAAACAGGATCAGCGGGAAAGAATACGATCTGGCAATGAACCTTACACATTCCCGCATCAGCGCTTTAATGATCTCTCTGGTCAGGGCAAAGGAAAAAAGGGGATTCACAGTTGACCCCGAAGGCCACAGGGTAATAAAGCATCCGTGGTTGAGATACTTTTTCAATGTTGTTCCCAACAGGGACTATAATCCATTCCATATTGTTGATATGTACCTTAAGGCAGGCGGAGTGATGCCGTCAAGGAAAGGGTTGATATATGAGACACCCCGTGAAGACGAGAAAAAGTCCGGAGAACTTTTAGCGGACCAGAAAGTTACGGAGAACGAATTGCTGATCGGGATCCATCTTGGAGCAAGCAAAAGCGACAAGACCTGGCCTGTGTCCTCTTTTGCAGCGCTTGCAGATATGATCACTGAGAGATTAGGGGCCCGGATACTTCTTTTCGGTTCTACGTCTGAAACGGACCTGGGCAGTGAATTTGAAAAGCTCGTTAAGTCCCGGCCAATAAATTTTATCGGAAAGACAGGTATCGGAGAGCTGGCCGCTCTTCTTAAAAAATGCTCCCTGCTTATCAGTAACGACACCGGGCCTCTCCATCTTGCCACCGCTGCAGGAACAAAGGTCATAGATATTTTTACGGCAAACGTGCATTTTCTTGAAACAGGGCCTTACGGAGAGGGACATTATGTTATCCAGGCTGACATCCCGTGCGTCCCATGCAGTTTCAATGTGCAGTGCAGCAATATGGTGTGCAAGGAAGTTATTAAACCTGAGATTGTTTTTGAAGTAGTAAAGGAAAGTATGGGGAAGGAATCGGTCTTGTATGAAGCCGGATCGCTCCTGAGGGACATTCAGGTATACAGGACCCGTTTTGAAGATAACGGGCTTTTAGGCTTTTCCCCTCTGCTCAAAAGACAGCTCAAAAAGGAAATACTTTATCGAATTCTCTACCGGGAAGTATGGACACGGGATTTTGAAAAGACAGACGGGGATACGGAACCGGTTTATAACAGTATATGCAGAGAGCTATCAACTTTTTATGCGTTAAATAATCTTGAGGGAATTTCTCTTTCATTGGGCAGAGACATTATTATGCTTGAACACCTGTCGGGATTGGCAAAGGACGGATTAGAACTTGCCGGAGTCATAGCTGAAGAAGCCGGTAATAGTGACCCGGACATTATAAAACTTAAGAAAACATGGGAATGCCTGAAAGAGATAGATAACAAGATAGAAATTGCCGGGCATACAAATCCCCATTTCATGCTGTTTACCACAATTTTTATATATTCAATAGAGGCACTGGAGGGGGACGACCTTCTGTGTCTGGCTGACAATACCCGCAGTATTTATAAAGGCCTGCTGGCCGGGTCCGCATATATGCTGCAATTAATGACAAAACTTAAACTGTTTTTTGAATCGTTGTCAGATCCAGTAAACGGAAAATTAAATACGGAACAGATACATACTGAATACAAAGATCATCCCGTCCGGAAGGAATACCAGGCAGGTATATCTAACGGAGTGAACTGA